The following are from one region of the Haloactinomyces albus genome:
- a CDS encoding ATP-binding protein — protein sequence MAQTEHISGKDDWTPPSETCVHTSSRVFVGRDTELSTMVELMTTPPAVLLLEGEAGVGKSRLVRELLEQPAVAVRRVLTSACRPLREPFPYGPVLEALRAVGPALDSVDPNPVTGVLRPLLPELAHHLPEQPGDLGDPAAERHRLFRAVRALLAAAGPVLLVIEDLHWADEGSRELLRFLVAAPTSNLSILLTYRREDLGDRGPLGSAYRPPENAGSAVVRLGSLGRDQVGTLAAALLGQQSVSPEFADKLHEQTAGIPFVIEETLRALQDPAGAVRADGATARRLLADLDVPVLLREAMAERLATLPEAAVQVVRAAAVLNVAATTCLLGTVAGVGSANVDDALEHALRSSVLREIGSRRYGFRHALARQAVYDTLSGPQREKLHARAVHSLARVDPLPLVQLAEHSKAAGRDLDWIHYGEKAADHAAEVGDTATATDLLRALLREPVLSGDDVDRLATKFSAAAVGGLAHHDVSAELTRVLTDRRLSNMVRGEVRLCLGLLLLRQTHALESGRSEIELAITDLRDRPARAAVGMAVLAQAHVGTTPIAESRRWMRRVEEVIARSEDTEVVTELLGNVLPARVQLGDPPRMRRHLDRLPRKPGSMTEQWHVVKVHGNLADAFASIGHHARAREYLASASRRAEESDGLPYLSTALQCTEVRLDWLTGRWDGLAERTRGLLADYADLYPVRVELSLVLGSIAAAQGHWDEAEARLQATGVEAPDESFAPVVIAAAAARARMCLARDDPQQAVVEIGRGLAVTRRKGVWVWAAGLAPVAVDVYGRCGRMAEATRVLDEFTAAVGDRDAPVTGPAEASCRAAMHAARGELDQAGAWWDHAADGYRALPQSHDAALAAEHAACSRIRLATGEAESTLRAAAESFDQLGATRDAARCRHLLRRLGTRSPSKRGRRGYGNELSPREREVARLLANGCTNREIAEVLFLSRRTVENHIAKVLRKLGVRSRADVVVDS from the coding sequence AGCAACCTGCCGTGGCGGTGCGGCGGGTGCTGACGAGCGCTTGTCGGCCACTGCGAGAACCGTTCCCCTACGGTCCCGTTCTGGAGGCGTTGCGCGCCGTCGGCCCGGCACTGGATTCGGTGGACCCGAACCCGGTGACCGGTGTTCTGCGTCCGCTGCTTCCCGAACTCGCCCACCACCTCCCGGAGCAGCCGGGTGATCTCGGTGACCCCGCTGCCGAACGGCACAGACTGTTCCGGGCCGTGCGCGCCCTGCTCGCCGCGGCCGGACCGGTGCTCCTGGTCATCGAGGATCTGCACTGGGCAGATGAGGGTTCACGCGAGCTGCTGCGCTTCCTGGTGGCCGCGCCGACGTCGAACTTGTCGATCCTGCTGACCTATCGGCGCGAGGACCTCGGAGACAGGGGGCCTCTCGGAAGTGCGTACCGGCCTCCGGAGAACGCGGGCAGTGCGGTGGTACGGCTCGGTTCGCTCGGCCGTGACCAGGTGGGCACGTTGGCTGCGGCGCTACTCGGGCAGCAGTCGGTCTCGCCGGAGTTCGCCGACAAACTGCACGAGCAGACGGCCGGGATCCCGTTCGTCATCGAGGAGACCCTGCGCGCTTTGCAGGACCCGGCGGGGGCGGTGCGGGCCGACGGAGCGACCGCGCGACGATTGCTCGCCGATCTCGACGTGCCCGTGCTGCTGCGCGAGGCCATGGCCGAGCGGTTGGCAACGCTGCCCGAAGCCGCAGTGCAGGTCGTGCGAGCAGCGGCCGTGCTCAATGTCGCCGCCACCACCTGTCTGCTGGGTACCGTGGCCGGGGTCGGGAGCGCGAACGTCGACGACGCGCTCGAGCATGCTCTGCGCAGCAGCGTGCTCCGGGAGATCGGCAGCCGGCGCTACGGTTTCCGCCACGCACTCGCTCGACAAGCCGTCTACGACACCTTGAGCGGGCCCCAGCGGGAGAAGCTGCACGCTCGTGCGGTGCACAGCCTCGCTCGTGTCGATCCGCTACCCCTGGTGCAGCTCGCCGAGCACAGCAAGGCCGCCGGACGGGATCTCGACTGGATCCACTACGGAGAGAAAGCCGCCGATCACGCTGCCGAGGTCGGCGACACCGCCACGGCCACGGACCTGTTGCGTGCCCTGCTCAGGGAGCCGGTGCTGAGCGGCGACGACGTGGATCGGCTGGCGACCAAGTTCAGTGCGGCGGCGGTGGGCGGGCTCGCCCACCATGACGTCTCCGCGGAACTCACCCGTGTCCTCACCGACCGGCGACTGTCCAACATGGTCCGCGGAGAGGTCCGGCTCTGTCTCGGTTTGCTTCTGCTGCGGCAGACGCACGCCCTGGAATCGGGACGTTCCGAGATCGAGCTCGCGATCACCGACCTTCGCGATCGTCCTGCGCGGGCCGCCGTCGGGATGGCCGTTCTCGCACAAGCGCACGTGGGCACGACACCGATCGCGGAGAGCAGACGGTGGATGCGGCGGGTGGAGGAGGTGATTGCCCGGTCCGAGGACACCGAAGTCGTCACCGAGCTGCTCGGCAACGTCCTTCCCGCGCGTGTGCAGCTCGGGGATCCACCACGGATGCGGCGGCATCTCGACCGGTTGCCCCGCAAGCCCGGCTCGATGACCGAGCAGTGGCATGTGGTCAAGGTCCACGGCAACCTCGCCGACGCGTTCGCCTCGATCGGACATCACGCTCGAGCCCGCGAGTATCTCGCCAGCGCCTCGCGGAGGGCGGAGGAATCGGACGGACTTCCGTACCTGTCCACCGCGCTGCAATGCACCGAGGTCCGGCTGGACTGGCTCACCGGCCGCTGGGACGGTTTGGCCGAGCGCACTCGCGGCCTGCTGGCCGACTACGCCGATCTGTACCCGGTGCGGGTGGAACTGTCCTTGGTGCTGGGTTCGATCGCCGCGGCACAGGGCCACTGGGACGAAGCAGAAGCGCGACTGCAAGCCACCGGTGTCGAGGCCCCGGACGAATCGTTCGCTCCCGTGGTGATCGCGGCCGCGGCGGCACGCGCCCGGATGTGCCTGGCTCGCGACGATCCGCAGCAGGCCGTGGTCGAGATCGGCAGAGGGCTGGCCGTGACCCGGCGGAAGGGGGTGTGGGTATGGGCCGCCGGACTCGCCCCGGTCGCGGTCGACGTCTACGGCCGCTGCGGCCGGATGGCCGAGGCGACCAGGGTGCTCGACGAGTTCACCGCCGCGGTGGGGGATCGGGACGCGCCGGTGACCGGGCCGGCCGAGGCATCGTGCCGTGCGGCGATGCATGCGGCTCGAGGTGAGCTTGACCAGGCAGGCGCATGGTGGGATCACGCGGCTGACGGCTACCGGGCGCTTCCGCAGTCCCATGATGCGGCGCTGGCCGCGGAACACGCCGCCTGCTCCCGCATTCGGCTCGCCACCGGCGAAGCGGAATCCACACTTCGTGCGGCAGCCGAGTCCTTCGACCAGCTCGGTGCGACGAGGGACGCGGCCAGGTGCAGGCATCTGTTGCGCCGGTTGGGGACACGGTCACCGTCGAAGCGGGGACGTCGCGGCTACGGCAACGAACTCTCACCACGAGAGCGGGAGGTCGCTCGCCTGCTGGCGAATGGGTGTACCAACCGGGAGATCGCCGAGGTCCTCTTTCTGTCCCGCCGCACCGTGGAAAACCACATAGCCAAGGTGCTGCGCAAACTCGGTGTACGGTCCCGTGCCGACGTCGTGGTGGATTCGTGA